From the Euphorbia lathyris chromosome 6, ddEupLath1.1, whole genome shotgun sequence genome, one window contains:
- the LOC136232579 gene encoding uncharacterized GPI-anchored protein At1g61900, translating into MNEGSSVKFSFAMVLLLEVFLLLLSLNKGSASIDRKLDDWLPEISPNAAPQPFLPILAPSPLQPFTNSSIPKLSGLCTFNFTAAEDLMTVTSMDCWGVFAPLLANVICCPQLHATLTILLGQSSKETNVLAVNETVSKICLSDIEQILVGQGAADTVKRICSAHPSNLTARSCPVKDVNEFESTVDSASLLAACEKIDPVRECCDQICQNAISEAATRIALKASEVLTVDSTNGLPDHSPRIDDCKDIVLRWLASKLDPLRAKDVLRGLSNCKVNKVCPLVFPEMSHVAKGCGNGISNTAGCCDAMDSYVSHLQKQSLITNLQALDCATTLGMKLQKSNITRDVYSLCHISLKDFSLQGQESGCLLPSLPSDATLDKSSGISFICDLNDNIPAPWPSSSQVGASSCNKTVKIPALPAAASAQNGLYNEKVAVYAIFAASAVIASYLH; encoded by the exons ATGAATGAGGGATCTTCTGTGAAGTTCAGTTTCGCAATGGTTCTTCTTCTTGAGGTGTTTCTTCTGCTATTGA GTCTAAATAAGGGCTCTGCATCAATTGATAGAAAACTGGATGATTGGCTTCCTGAAATCTCACCAAATGCAGCCCCTCAGCCTTTTCTACCTATTCTTGCACCTTCTCCTTTGCAACCTTTCACAAACAGTTCTATACCAAAATTATCAG GACTATGTACATTCAACTTCACTGCTGCTGAAGACTTGATGACTGTGACATCGATGGATTGCTGGGGAGTTTTCGCTCCATTGCTGGCTAATGTTATATGCTGTCCTCAGTTACACGCAACCTTAACGATTCTTCTTGGCCAATCCAGCAAAGAAACTAACGTGCTTGCGGTAAATGAAACGGTTTCAAAGATTTGCCTTTCCGATATTGAGCAAATTTTGGTTGGTCAGGGTGCTGCAGATACTGTTAAGAGAATCTGCTCGGCCCATCCATCGAATCTCACTGCACGGTCTTGCCCAGTAAAAGATGTGAATGAGTTTGAGAGCACTGTCGATTCGGCTAGCCTTCTTGCTGCCTGTGAGAAGATAGATCCTGTGAGGGAATGTTGTGATCAAATATGTCAGAATGCCATATCAGAAGCTGCTACGAGAATTGCACTGAAGGCTTCTGAAGTTTTGACTGTGGATAGCACCAATGGTTTACCTGATCATTCACCTCGAATTGATGATTGTAAAGATATCGTCCTTCGGTGGTTGGCGAGTAAACTTGATCCTCTACGTGCTAAGGATGTTCTCAGAGGACTATCCAATTGTAAAGTTAACAAAG TTTGCCCTCTGGTTTTCCCTGAAATGAGCCATGTTGCAAAGGGATGCGGAAATGGGATAAGTAATACGGCAGGATGCTGTGACGCCATGGATAGCTATGTGTCTCACTTGCAGAAGCAGAGCCTTATAACTAACTTGCAGGCTTTGGATTGTGCTACAACTCTTGGAATGAAGTTACAGAAATCAAATATCACAAGAGATGTTTACAGCCTTTGTCACATTAGCCTCAAGGACTTTTCGCTCCAAGGTCAGG AGTCTGGATGCCTTCTACCGAGCTTGCCGTCTGATGCAACATTAGACAAGTCTTCAGGAATCAGCTTCATTTGTGATCTGAATGACAATATTCCTGCTCCATGGCCCTCCTCATCCCAAGTAGGAGCATCTTCCTGCAATAAAA CTGTGAAGATTCCAGCACTTCCTGCAGCTGCATCTGCTCAAAATG GGTTATACAATGAAAAAGTGGCAGTTTATGCAATATTTGCTGCCTCAGCTGTAATTGCATCGTATCTACATTGA